A genomic stretch from Pirellulales bacterium includes:
- the rpsP gene encoding 30S ribosomal protein S16, giving the protein MAVRIRMKKMGRKHRPFFRICAVDSRSPRDGKVIEELGTYDPLVPDVDARVLLNPERVSYWLSVGAKPSVNVNVFIKKYGPEGTHLEVQTAARERLALPKQVPPAPEPVFVYSPKSAEEPRAEATSEEPAAAEATTEPAATEAASE; this is encoded by the coding sequence GTGGCAGTCAGAATTCGCATGAAGAAGATGGGGCGGAAGCATCGGCCGTTCTTCCGCATTTGCGCGGTCGACTCGCGCAGCCCGCGCGACGGCAAAGTCATTGAAGAATTGGGGACTTATGATCCGCTCGTGCCGGATGTGGACGCCCGCGTGCTATTAAATCCGGAGCGGGTTTCGTACTGGCTATCCGTCGGTGCCAAGCCAAGCGTCAACGTCAACGTATTCATTAAGAAATACGGCCCGGAAGGCACGCACCTGGAAGTGCAGACGGCCGCCCGCGAACGGTTGGCGCTGCCGAAGCAGGTACCTCCTGCGCCGGAACCTGTCTTCGTTTACTCGCCAAAGTCCGCCGAAGAGCCGAGGGCAGAAGCGACGAGCGAAGAGCCAGCAGCCGCCGAAGCTACCACGGAGCCGGCAGCGACTGAAGCCGCTTCGGAATAG
- the trmD gene encoding tRNA (guanosine(37)-N1)-methyltransferase TrmD, translated as MRFDVLTLFPEMFPGYLGQSLLNLAIQRGLVDVRLHNIRDWTHDRHKTVDDRPFGGGPGMVLKVEPVVECVEAVQAQAEEAGHVIMLTPQGRRLDQSVVEELAAKRRLLLLCGRYEGFDERVRQILAPDEVSIGDFVLNGGEVGAMVLIDTVIRLVPGVLGDEESNQQDSFTGKQRLLEFSQYTRPREFRGYEVPEILLSGDHQAIARWRDQQRIERTNHRRAAATRSPGPVADPITTTQDTSPSTR; from the coding sequence ATGCGTTTCGACGTGCTGACCCTATTTCCGGAGATGTTTCCGGGCTATCTGGGCCAAAGCTTGTTGAATCTTGCGATCCAGCGAGGGCTGGTCGACGTGCGGCTGCACAACATTCGCGATTGGACGCATGACCGCCATAAAACGGTCGACGATCGGCCGTTCGGCGGTGGGCCAGGCATGGTGCTGAAGGTTGAACCTGTAGTGGAATGTGTCGAGGCCGTGCAAGCCCAGGCCGAAGAGGCAGGGCACGTGATCATGCTGACGCCGCAAGGCCGCCGGCTCGATCAAAGCGTTGTTGAGGAGTTGGCCGCCAAGCGGCGGTTGCTGCTATTGTGCGGCCGGTACGAGGGTTTTGACGAACGGGTGCGACAGATCCTCGCCCCCGACGAGGTTTCGATCGGTGATTTCGTGCTCAACGGCGGCGAGGTCGGGGCAATGGTGCTTATCGACACCGTGATTCGGCTGGTGCCAGGTGTGCTGGGAGACGAGGAGAGCAATCAACAAGATTCATTTACCGGGAAGCAACGACTTTTAGAGTTTTCGCAGTACACGCGTCCGCGCGAATTTCGCGGGTATGAAGTGCCAGAGATTCTGCTCAGCGGCGACCACCAGGCCATCGCTCGCTGGCGCGATCAACAACGTATCGAGCGGACAAATCATCGCAGAGCCGCAGCCACACGATCGCCCGGCCCCGTAGCCGATCCGATCACCACTACACAGGATACCTCGCCGAGCACCCGGTAA
- the rplS gene encoding 50S ribosomal protein L19 has product MSQQLLAKVEKSSLREQVPEFQIGDTVDVHTRILEGDKERIQIFNGVVIARSGSGTRAMFVVRRIVQGEGVERKFPLHSPRIAKVEVKRSGIVRRAKLYFLRDRIGKAVRLRERRGAKQDSAE; this is encoded by the coding sequence ATGAGCCAACAATTACTCGCCAAGGTGGAAAAAAGCAGTCTTCGTGAACAAGTCCCCGAGTTTCAGATCGGCGATACCGTGGACGTACACACGCGAATTCTGGAAGGCGACAAAGAGCGTATCCAGATCTTCAATGGCGTAGTTATCGCCCGTAGTGGATCCGGCACACGCGCAATGTTCGTCGTACGTCGCATCGTGCAGGGGGAAGGGGTTGAGCGGAAGTTCCCGCTGCACTCCCCGCGGATCGCCAAGGTCGAAGTTAAGCGATCCGGCATTGTGCGTCGTGCCAAGCTGTACTTCCTCCGCGATCGCATCGGCAAGGCCGTGCGCCTGCGTGAGCGGCGTGGAGCGAAGCAGGATAGCGCGGAATAA
- a CDS encoding YraN family protein encodes MRFLNFLRRFMAVRTLGQRGEDAAARFLRRRGYKIVARGDRAVLGELDLVAVDGRTIVFVEVKTRESHDKGHPADAVDREKQRRLSRLAVAYLRRHDLLEQQARFDVVAVTWSRHARRPVIEHFQHAFEATGWSGMFS; translated from the coding sequence ATGCGTTTTCTGAACTTTCTCCGACGCTTCATGGCCGTGAGAACTCTTGGGCAGCGGGGCGAGGACGCCGCAGCGAGATTCCTGCGCCGTCGCGGCTATAAAATTGTGGCACGTGGCGACCGCGCGGTCTTGGGAGAATTGGACTTGGTCGCGGTTGACGGTCGCACGATCGTCTTCGTGGAAGTGAAGACCCGTGAGTCCCACGACAAGGGGCACCCGGCTGATGCCGTTGACCGGGAAAAACAACGCCGGCTCAGCCGTTTGGCCGTGGCGTACCTGCGCCGCCACGATCTATTGGAGCAGCAAGCACGGTTCGACGTTGTCGCCGTTACTTGGTCACGCCACGCTCGCCGGCCGGTGATCGAACATTTCCAGCACGCCTTCGAGGCCACGGGCTGGAGCGGGATGTT